A window from Pseudooceanicola algae encodes these proteins:
- a CDS encoding bifunctional salicylyl-CoA 5-hydroxylase/oxidoreductase: MKIAVLGGGPAGLYFAISMKLRDAAHDVTVYERNRTDDTFGWGVVLSDETMSNFEGNDPVSEKMIRDHFAYWDDVKVVRGQEAMTSGGHGFCGIGRKQMLLLLQDRARQVGVALAYETEITPEGLEKLKSECDLVVASDGLNSRTRQIHEDAFKPEIDMRRNHFVWLGTHQKFDDAFTFIFEKTDHGWIWAHAYQFDDDTATFIVECGPEVYKAFGFDTLNQEDSIALCEKIFARHLGGHPLMTNAGHIRGSAWIQFPRVTCENWYFDNVVLLGDASATAHFSIGSGTKLGMESAIALADELNSGKPLQEALQTYQEERKLQVLRVTSAARNSTQWFEEVERYLTLDMMQFTYALLTRSQRISHENLRLRDPAWLASAEAWFQARAGSNSARSPMFAPFTLRDMTLANRVVVSPMAQYKAQDGMPTDWHFVHYAERAKGGAGLVFTEMLCVSMEGRITPGCPCIGDDQVPAWARLVDFVHGETPARICAQIGHAGRKGSTRLAWDGIDKALPDGENWDLLSASAIPLLKGNVIPKEMDRADMDMVRDQFIASTRAANAAGFDMIEMHAAHGYLLASFISPVTNKRSDAYGGSLENRMRFPLEIFAAMRAEWPVEKPMTVRISAHDWMGEDAVTPEDAVRIAALFKQAGADAINVSSGQTDKAEQPIYGRMFQVPFADQVRNEIDLPTLVAGNIYEPDHVNSILMAGRADLVLLARPHLADPYWTLHAAVDLGDTEQTWPAPYEGGRRQANTLAERAKAMAQ, encoded by the coding sequence ATGAAGATCGCTGTACTGGGCGGAGGCCCCGCCGGCCTTTACTTCGCAATTTCGATGAAGCTGCGCGACGCGGCGCATGATGTCACGGTCTACGAGCGGAACCGGACCGATGACACCTTCGGCTGGGGCGTCGTGCTTTCGGACGAGACGATGTCGAATTTCGAGGGCAACGATCCGGTCAGCGAAAAGATGATCCGCGATCACTTCGCCTATTGGGATGACGTGAAGGTCGTGCGCGGGCAAGAGGCCATGACCTCTGGCGGTCACGGCTTCTGCGGGATTGGCCGCAAGCAGATGCTGCTGCTTCTGCAGGACCGCGCGCGGCAGGTTGGCGTGGCCCTTGCCTATGAAACCGAGATCACGCCGGAAGGGTTGGAAAAGCTGAAGTCGGAATGCGACCTTGTCGTTGCCTCGGATGGTCTGAATTCCCGCACGCGCCAGATCCACGAGGATGCCTTCAAGCCCGAGATCGACATGCGGCGGAACCACTTCGTCTGGCTTGGTACGCATCAGAAATTCGATGACGCCTTCACCTTCATCTTCGAAAAGACCGATCATGGCTGGATCTGGGCCCATGCCTATCAGTTCGACGATGACACGGCGACCTTCATCGTGGAGTGCGGCCCCGAGGTCTACAAGGCCTTCGGTTTCGACACCCTGAACCAGGAAGACAGCATCGCGCTGTGCGAAAAGATCTTCGCGCGTCACCTCGGTGGCCATCCGCTGATGACCAACGCGGGCCATATCCGCGGCTCTGCCTGGATCCAGTTCCCGCGTGTGACCTGTGAGAACTGGTATTTCGACAATGTCGTGCTGCTGGGGGATGCCTCGGCCACGGCGCATTTCTCGATCGGGTCGGGGACCAAGCTGGGGATGGAAAGCGCCATCGCACTGGCCGACGAACTGAATTCCGGCAAGCCGTTGCAGGAGGCCCTTCAGACCTATCAGGAAGAACGCAAGTTGCAGGTGCTGCGGGTCACTTCGGCCGCACGCAATTCGACCCAGTGGTTCGAGGAGGTCGAGCGTTACCTGACCCTCGACATGATGCAGTTCACCTATGCCCTGCTGACCCGGTCGCAACGGATCAGCCACGAAAACCTGCGACTGCGCGATCCGGCCTGGCTGGCCTCTGCCGAGGCCTGGTTTCAGGCGCGGGCGGGCAGCAATTCCGCCCGCAGCCCGATGTTCGCGCCTTTCACGCTACGCGACATGACGCTTGCGAACCGCGTCGTCGTTTCGCCCATGGCGCAATACAAGGCGCAGGACGGGATGCCGACCGACTGGCATTTCGTGCATTACGCCGAACGCGCCAAGGGCGGGGCCGGTCTGGTCTTTACCGAAATGCTCTGCGTCAGCATGGAAGGCAGGATCACGCCGGGCTGTCCCTGTATCGGCGACGATCAGGTGCCCGCATGGGCCCGTCTGGTCGATTTTGTCCATGGCGAAACCCCGGCAAGGATCTGCGCCCAGATCGGCCATGCGGGCCGCAAGGGATCGACCCGGCTTGCCTGGGACGGGATCGACAAGGCGCTGCCGGATGGCGAAAACTGGGACCTTCTGTCGGCCTCCGCGATCCCGCTGCTGAAGGGCAACGTCATCCCGAAGGAAATGGACCGCGCCGACATGGACATGGTTCGCGACCAGTTCATCGCCAGCACGCGCGCTGCCAATGCGGCCGGTTTCGACATGATCGAGATGCACGCGGCGCACGGCTATCTTCTGGCCTCCTTCATCTCTCCGGTGACCAACAAACGCAGCGATGCCTATGGCGGCAGTCTCGAGAACCGGATGCGCTTCCCGTTGGAGATCTTTGCGGCAATGCGCGCAGAATGGCCCGTCGAAAAGCCGATGACGGTCCGGATTTCCGCCCATGACTGGATGGGCGAAGACGCCGTGACCCCGGAGGATGCGGTCAGGATTGCGGCCCTGTTCAAGCAGGCCGGCGCCGATGCGATCAACGTGTCCTCCGGGCAGACCGACAAGGCCGAGCAGCCGATCTATGGACGTATGTTCCAGGTGCCCTTCGCGGATCAGGTCCGCAATGAAATCGACCTGCCCACTCTGGTTGCCGGCAATATCTATGAGCCGGACCATGTGAATTCGATCCTGATGGCCGGGCGCGCGGATCTTGTCCTGCTGGCCCGCCCGCACCTGGCCGATCCCTACTGGACGCTGCATGCCGCGGTCGACCTGGGAGACACTGAACAGACCTGGCCCGCGCCCTACGAAGGGGGGCGGCGGCAGGCCAACACACTTGCCGAACGGGCAAAGGCCATGGCGCAATGA
- a CDS encoding acyl-CoA thioesterase codes for MPFKISKPMRFGDCDLTGIAYHPAYLSMLVDVNEAMFASFGVTWKELMYDRKLGLPSLKMNILFKKPAVYGDTLDFNVHVRRIGKSSLDLYTVVEVDGEVIWTIEQLIVMTSTVDHKSHPWPEDCRLGLTTYLHPELLTDEA; via the coding sequence ATGCCGTTCAAGATATCCAAGCCCATGCGCTTTGGTGACTGCGATCTTACAGGGATCGCCTATCACCCGGCCTACCTTTCCATGCTCGTCGATGTAAACGAGGCAATGTTCGCCTCTTTCGGTGTCACCTGGAAGGAGTTGATGTACGACCGCAAGCTTGGCCTGCCCAGCCTCAAGATGAACATCCTTTTCAAGAAGCCGGCCGTTTACGGCGACACCCTGGACTTTAATGTCCATGTGCGCCGCATCGGGAAATCCTCGCTTGACCTTTATACCGTTGTCGAAGTGGACGGAGAGGTCATCTGGACCATCGAGCAACTGATCGTCATGACCTCGACCGTCGACCACAAGTCCCACCCCTGGCCTGAAGACTGCCGCCTCGGCCTGACGACATATCTGCACCCCGAACTCCTGACTGACGAGGCCTGA
- a CDS encoding GntR family transcriptional regulator — MQTIIQAKPLPLAQKVYEDLLEDIAQNRRLSGERMIEAAIARDLDVSRTPVREALNRLENDGLIQSARPAGYVVIRPSIEDIREIFQIRRALEPVAFASVVARAQPGEDLTFLGLRDGIRDAGTPTASAIANRRFRHFWLSRTPNRRLRATLERYHLQVQLVRAATLHSEQGRRAATAGARVLARAFVDRDAEAAQAAMTDFVDAALAFFEQADAEGTLRPTPLRDCGGQ; from the coding sequence ATGCAGACAATCATCCAGGCCAAGCCGCTGCCGCTGGCCCAGAAGGTCTACGAAGACCTGCTGGAAGATATCGCGCAGAACCGCCGCCTTTCCGGAGAGCGCATGATCGAAGCGGCGATCGCCCGGGACCTCGACGTATCCCGGACGCCGGTGCGCGAGGCGCTCAACCGACTTGAAAACGATGGGCTGATCCAGAGCGCCCGGCCGGCCGGCTACGTGGTCATCCGCCCCTCGATCGAAGACATCCGCGAGATCTTCCAGATCCGTCGAGCGCTGGAACCCGTGGCCTTTGCCTCTGTCGTGGCACGGGCGCAACCGGGCGAAGACCTGACCTTCCTGGGATTGCGGGACGGCATCCGGGATGCAGGGACGCCAACGGCCTCGGCGATCGCCAACCGGCGGTTCCGGCACTTCTGGCTGTCCCGCACCCCCAACCGGCGGCTGCGCGCGACGCTGGAACGCTATCACCTTCAGGTGCAACTGGTGCGCGCCGCGACCCTGCATTCCGAACAAGGGCGCAGGGCGGCCACTGCCGGAGCACGCGTGCTTGCCCGCGCCTTCGTGGACCGGGACGCAGAGGCCGCCCAGGCCGCGATGACAGATTTCGTCGACGCCGCCCTGGCCTTTTTCGAACAGGCCGATGCGGAAGGCACCCTAAGGCCGACGCCGCTTCGCGATTGCGGCGGGCAATAA
- the dctP gene encoding TRAP transporter substrate-binding protein DctP encodes MKKTFLYSGFAAAILGLSSVAAQAEDLIRAITFTPAQVSFARNFQGFVDLVNERGEGIVQIQVIGGPETIPPTRMGEAQQNGIADMFLLPAGLYLNIVPEGEAFAGSNRDPLSLRADGGIEMINDIFHEKANAHVLAHVDGGAGFHLWMTKKPAIAEDGQLDLNGMRLRAAPLFRAFLEELDATIVVQPAGEVYTSLERGVVDGTGWPVTGLRDFGWDKFVKYRIDPGFFQTDVLISMNLDSWDGLSPEAKEIIQQAAIEHEQTSYEANIALNEEETAIMAENGMETIELTGEQRELFLTTAYDIAWARLQSRDATHHDDLKAVFFEDF; translated from the coding sequence ATGAAAAAAACGTTTCTCTACAGCGGCTTTGCGGCTGCGATCCTGGGGCTTTCCTCGGTCGCCGCGCAGGCAGAGGACCTGATCCGCGCGATCACCTTCACGCCCGCGCAGGTTTCCTTTGCACGCAATTTCCAGGGCTTCGTCGACCTGGTGAATGAACGCGGCGAAGGCATCGTCCAGATCCAGGTCATCGGCGGCCCCGAAACCATCCCGCCAACACGCATGGGCGAAGCCCAGCAGAACGGCATCGCGGACATGTTCCTGCTGCCCGCCGGTCTTTACCTGAACATTGTCCCCGAAGGCGAAGCCTTTGCCGGTTCCAACCGCGACCCGCTGAGCCTGCGCGCCGATGGCGGCATCGAGATGATCAACGACATCTTCCACGAAAAGGCCAATGCCCATGTCCTGGCCCATGTCGATGGCGGGGCCGGGTTCCACCTGTGGATGACCAAGAAGCCCGCCATCGCGGAAGACGGCCAGCTTGACCTCAACGGCATGCGCCTGCGCGCCGCGCCGCTGTTCAGGGCCTTCCTCGAGGAACTGGACGCCACCATCGTCGTTCAGCCCGCTGGCGAGGTCTATACCTCTCTTGAACGCGGTGTCGTGGATGGCACCGGCTGGCCGGTCACCGGCCTGCGCGATTTCGGCTGGGACAAGTTCGTGAAGTACCGCATCGACCCGGGCTTTTTCCAGACCGACGTCCTGATCAGCATGAACCTCGACAGCTGGGACGGGCTTTCCCCCGAAGCCAAGGAGATCATCCAGCAGGCCGCGATCGAGCATGAGCAAACCTCCTACGAGGCCAATATCGCGCTGAACGAGGAAGAAACCGCGATCATGGCCGAGAACGGCATGGAGACGATCGAGCTGACCGGTGAGCAGCGCGAGCTTTTCCTGACCACGGCCTATGACATTGCCTGGGCCCGCCTGCAAAGCCGGGATGCCACCCATCATGACGACCTGAAGGCTGTCTTCTTCGAAGACTTCTGA
- a CDS encoding TRAP transporter small permease, with amino-acid sequence MSLSLRILDAISLLLFRLACLLIFGIVALVTYDVLSRNLGLPTAVWAVNSVEYAMLHITFLCLPELVRTRGHVCVEVLLTYMPDGLRKTWELGLHILSALICFYLAWQTADSFLTALIKGTYEVRSYDMPNWLIYATMPLGFFFGGLQFLAFPIRGESFFGASPDAHAGM; translated from the coding sequence ATGTCCCTTTCCCTGCGCATCCTCGATGCGATTTCCCTGCTGCTGTTCCGGCTTGCCTGCCTGCTGATCTTCGGCATCGTCGCCCTTGTCACCTATGACGTCCTGTCGCGGAACCTTGGGCTGCCGACGGCGGTCTGGGCAGTGAATTCCGTGGAATACGCGATGCTTCACATCACCTTCCTCTGCCTGCCGGAACTGGTGCGCACACGCGGCCACGTCTGTGTCGAGGTCCTGCTGACCTACATGCCCGACGGCCTGCGCAAGACCTGGGAACTCGGTCTGCACATCCTGTCGGCGCTGATCTGTTTCTACCTGGCCTGGCAAACCGCGGATTCGTTCCTGACCGCGCTGATCAAGGGCACCTACGAGGTCCGCTCCTACGACATGCCGAACTGGCTCATCTACGCGACCATGCCGCTCGGCTTCTTCTTCGGCGGGCTGCAATTCCTGGCTTTCCCGATACGTGGAGAGAGCTTTTTCGGTGCGTCCCCCGACGCCCATGCAGGCATGTGA
- a CDS encoding TRAP transporter large permease, translating to MMDWTLSIAILIGGLLLSMGIGLPVALGFFFINILGVFLFMGGARGIDQMIANATIAVSTYSLAPVPLFLVMGALFFHSGLARRVLDAIDVLIGRLPARLSYLTVTSGTVFAALSGSSLANTGMLGTLMVPEMMKRGYKKHMAIGPILGSGGLAVIIPPSALAVLFGSLARIDIGGLLVAGLLPGLILALLYAALIFVQAKWDPEAAPSYDYEPKPLGERLFIFARDILPMAVIIFSVVGSILTGIATPTESGALGIMAVAILALLFKALDLKAVTTAISDAARVTGMTFLLITASSTFAQLLAFSGASSGMVRWATSLDMGPTQTLLVMALILLVLGMFMDQISMMLITLPIFVPLAISLQFDMVWWGLIMLLMLEVSFTTPPFGLLLFVMYGVSPPGTTLPEVARAALPYIACVFLLIALVITFPILATLIPSLM from the coding sequence ATGATGGACTGGACCCTTTCTATCGCGATCCTGATCGGCGGGCTGCTGCTGTCGATGGGAATCGGACTGCCGGTGGCGCTCGGCTTTTTCTTCATCAACATCCTCGGTGTCTTCCTCTTCATGGGCGGCGCCCGTGGCATCGACCAGATGATCGCAAATGCCACCATAGCGGTCTCGACATATTCACTGGCGCCGGTGCCGCTGTTTCTGGTGATGGGCGCGCTGTTCTTCCATTCCGGCCTGGCCCGCAGGGTGCTGGACGCGATCGACGTGCTGATCGGTCGGCTGCCGGCGCGACTGTCCTATCTGACGGTGACATCCGGCACGGTCTTTGCCGCCCTTTCGGGGTCGTCGCTGGCCAATACCGGGATGCTCGGCACGCTCATGGTGCCCGAGATGATGAAGCGAGGCTACAAGAAGCACATGGCCATCGGCCCGATCCTTGGCTCGGGTGGCCTTGCGGTGATCATTCCGCCCTCGGCGCTGGCCGTGCTTTTCGGTTCGCTGGCGCGGATCGACATTGGCGGGTTGCTGGTTGCCGGTTTGCTGCCGGGCCTCATCCTTGCGCTGCTCTATGCCGCCCTGATCTTCGTGCAGGCCAAATGGGATCCCGAGGCAGCGCCCAGCTATGACTATGAACCCAAGCCCCTGGGCGAACGCCTGTTCATCTTTGCCCGCGACATCCTGCCGATGGCCGTCATCATCTTTTCCGTCGTCGGGTCGATCCTGACCGGGATCGCCACCCCGACCGAAAGCGGCGCCCTTGGCATCATGGCCGTCGCCATTCTGGCGCTGCTGTTCAAGGCGCTCGACCTGAAGGCGGTCACCACCGCGATCAGCGATGCGGCGCGCGTCACCGGGATGACCTTCCTGCTGATCACCGCCTCGTCTACCTTTGCACAGTTGCTGGCCTTTTCAGGCGCCTCCTCGGGGATGGTCCGCTGGGCCACCTCGCTGGACATGGGGCCGACGCAGACCCTGCTGGTCATGGCGCTGATCCTGCTGGTGCTTGGGATGTTCATGGACCAGATCTCGATGATGCTGATCACGCTGCCGATCTTCGTACCGCTGGCGATAAGCCTGCAATTCGACATGGTCTGGTGGGGACTGATCATGCTGCTGATGCTCGAGGTCAGCTTTACCACGCCACCCTTCGGCCTGCTGCTGTTCGTGATGTACGGGGTCAGCCCACCAGGCACCACCCTGCCCGAAGTGGCGCGGGCCGCCCTGCCCTATATCGCCTGCGTCTTCCTGTTGATCGCGCTGGTCATCACCTTCCCGATCCTGGCAACGCTGATCCCGTCGCTGATGTAG
- a CDS encoding V4R domain-containing protein: MSFRDRVVFDPEAGTYFDGAMRYIFIKPEAVMGIALALPEDQRGAVLAAMAESIHINGGKSAQSYQAAGADDGEALLAVIRETAPQLGWGRWSTTRDKDVLTVTVEGSPFAMGYGAADRPVCTPILGMLRAISPMVLGGPVDVAETTCTAMGAPRCTFVATLRPEKTA; encoded by the coding sequence ATGAGTTTCCGTGACAGGGTCGTCTTCGACCCGGAGGCCGGCACCTATTTCGACGGTGCCATGCGCTATATCTTCATCAAGCCCGAAGCCGTCATGGGCATCGCGCTTGCCCTGCCCGAAGACCAGCGTGGGGCAGTGCTCGCTGCGATGGCGGAAAGCATCCACATCAATGGCGGCAAGTCCGCGCAAAGCTATCAAGCCGCAGGCGCGGATGATGGCGAGGCCCTGCTGGCCGTCATTCGCGAAACCGCGCCGCAACTCGGCTGGGGCCGCTGGAGCACCACGCGGGACAAGGATGTCCTGACCGTGACGGTCGAAGGCTCCCCCTTTGCCATGGGATACGGCGCGGCAGACCGGCCGGTCTGCACGCCCATTCTGGGCATGTTGCGGGCCATCTCTCCGATGGTTCTGGGCGGCCCGGTCGATGTGGCGGAAACAACCTGTACCGCCATGGGCGCGCCGCGTTGCACCTTTGTCGCCACCCTGCGCCCGGAGAAGACCGCGTGA
- a CDS encoding FAD-binding oxidoreductase — MNDFAASLLKTFGADVVTLGDAISPKYRQDWAALAPVLPLALARPRDTAEVSALLAACHAAGVPVVPQGGLTGVSGAAHPDAGGIALSLERLNRIEAVDADGGTLTAGAGVILETAQNAAQDAGLMLGIDIGARGSCQLGGVLATNAGGNTVIRYGMARDHVLGLEVVLADGTVINGMNALLKNNAGLDLKQLFIGSEGLLGVITRCVLRLHPQPAARATAFLGCADTTATIALLRAARGALGPMLSSFEVMWPSFFHYMSRASGLGSPLAGEHGAYVIIEATGFDDMATRATLEDFFDKAFAADLVEDGVLAGSTREERAFWAVRESPADYEALLGPVIPFDVGIPIAHMAEAVARIESEIPQIFPTARVLSYGHIGDSNLHVVVNLPEAGRNQPHGAVKATVYRIVGALGGTVSAEHGIGLLKRDYLGHSRTATEITLMRQIKKMLDPKGILNPGKSFDQEVPS; from the coding sequence GTGAACGACTTCGCCGCCTCACTGCTGAAAACGTTTGGCGCGGATGTCGTCACTCTCGGGGATGCGATATCACCGAAATATCGTCAAGACTGGGCCGCTCTTGCGCCGGTGCTGCCTCTGGCTCTGGCGCGCCCGCGCGACACGGCCGAGGTCTCGGCCCTGCTTGCGGCCTGTCATGCGGCGGGGGTCCCCGTCGTGCCCCAGGGCGGCCTGACCGGCGTTTCCGGCGCGGCCCATCCCGACGCAGGCGGCATTGCCCTCAGCCTTGAACGGCTGAACCGGATCGAAGCGGTCGACGCCGATGGCGGCACCCTGACCGCCGGGGCCGGTGTCATACTGGAAACCGCGCAGAATGCGGCGCAGGACGCCGGGCTGATGCTGGGGATCGACATCGGCGCGCGCGGCTCTTGCCAGTTGGGCGGAGTGCTGGCCACCAACGCCGGGGGCAACACCGTGATCCGCTACGGCATGGCGCGCGACCACGTTCTGGGGCTCGAGGTCGTCCTGGCCGACGGCACCGTGATCAACGGCATGAACGCCTTGCTGAAGAACAATGCCGGACTGGACCTGAAGCAGCTTTTCATCGGTTCCGAAGGGCTTCTGGGCGTCATCACGCGCTGCGTCCTGCGCCTGCATCCGCAGCCCGCGGCACGCGCCACCGCCTTTCTGGGCTGCGCCGATACCACCGCCACCATCGCCCTGCTGCGCGCGGCACGCGGCGCGCTCGGCCCGATGCTGTCCAGCTTCGAGGTCATGTGGCCCAGCTTCTTCCATTACATGTCGCGGGCCAGCGGCCTCGGCTCGCCGCTGGCCGGGGAACATGGCGCCTATGTCATCATCGAGGCGACCGGATTTGACGACATGGCGACCCGCGCAACCCTGGAAGACTTCTTCGACAAGGCCTTCGCGGCTGACCTGGTCGAAGACGGCGTGCTGGCCGGATCGACCCGGGAAGAACGCGCGTTTTGGGCCGTTCGCGAAAGCCCGGCGGACTACGAGGCCCTGCTGGGCCCGGTCATCCCCTTCGACGTCGGCATCCCCATCGCACACATGGCAGAGGCCGTCGCCCGGATCGAGTCCGAGATCCCGCAGATCTTTCCGACCGCCCGCGTCTTGTCCTACGGCCACATCGGGGATTCCAACCTGCACGTGGTCGTCAACCTGCCCGAGGCGGGCCGCAACCAGCCCCATGGCGCGGTCAAGGCGACGGTCTACCGGATCGTCGGGGCCCTTGGCGGCACGGTTTCGGCGGAACATGGCATCGGATTGCTGAAACGCGACTACCTCGGCCACAGCCGCACCGCGACCGAAATCACGCTGATGCGTCAGATCAAGAAAATGCTCGATCCGAAGGGTATCCTGAACCCCGGCAAGAGCTTTGACCAGGAGGTCCCATCATGA
- a CDS encoding HpcH/HpaI aldolase family protein, translated as MTGLRVAIAARTPLRGPFVAIPSPMVVEIMGGANPDFLCIDTEHSPIPDFLLTEMIRAGDLSGQPVLVRVQSALAQNITAALDAGATGILVPHVSSAQEAAAVVKAARFPPEGTRGAGPGRAAGYIRNIAGYIEDARRDTVVMVQIETVAAVARVAEILAVPGIDLALIGPGDLAVDLAARDETRSLDTLIDEVIAAGQAADLPIGIFSPDRDTSRTWLKRLSFVIEGSDALFLTLASDAASAPLD; from the coding sequence ATGACCGGACTGCGCGTCGCCATCGCCGCCCGCACCCCTCTGCGCGGGCCCTTCGTGGCCATCCCTTCGCCCATGGTGGTCGAGATCATGGGGGGCGCCAACCCCGATTTCCTCTGCATCGATACCGAGCACAGCCCGATCCCGGACTTTCTGCTGACAGAGATGATCCGCGCCGGTGACCTTAGCGGTCAGCCGGTCCTTGTCCGCGTCCAAAGCGCCCTGGCCCAGAACATCACCGCAGCGCTCGACGCCGGGGCCACAGGTATCCTCGTGCCCCATGTCTCTTCCGCGCAAGAGGCCGCCGCCGTCGTCAAGGCCGCGCGCTTCCCCCCCGAAGGCACGCGGGGCGCCGGGCCCGGCCGCGCGGCCGGCTACATCCGCAACATCGCCGGCTATATCGAAGACGCCCGCCGCGACACGGTTGTCATGGTCCAGATCGAGACGGTCGCCGCCGTCGCCCGCGTGGCCGAGATCCTGGCGGTGCCGGGCATCGACCTGGCACTGATCGGCCCCGGCGACCTGGCCGTGGACCTGGCGGCGCGGGACGAGACGCGCAGCCTCGACACCCTGATCGACGAGGTGATCGCGGCAGGACAGGCGGCCGATCTTCCCATCGGCATCTTCTCACCGGACCGGGACACCAGCCGGACCTGGCTAAAGCGCCTGTCCTTCGTGATCGAAGGCTCGGACGCGCTGTTTCTGACCCTGGCCTCCGATGCGGCCAGCGCGCCGCTCGACTGA
- a CDS encoding flavin reductase family protein has translation MDHTCFDFTEISPVDRYRLMANAVTPRPVAFVTTLSAEGVPNAAAFSFFGLLSHDPATLAIGIEPRADGRRKDTAENILRTGVFTVHIADAALAAQMEACGAPVEPGVDELAMTGLATLPGGAIDVPRIAEAPVAMECRLHSQIPLGPARDVILGTIERFYLRADSLDAQGRVDQDRLDPIGRVGAMSYCTTRDRFRV, from the coding sequence TTGGACCATACTTGTTTCGACTTCACCGAAATCTCTCCCGTCGACCGCTACCGCCTCATGGCCAATGCCGTGACCCCGCGCCCTGTGGCCTTCGTCACGACGCTCAGCGCCGAGGGCGTGCCGAACGCTGCGGCCTTTTCGTTCTTCGGGCTGCTCAGCCACGACCCGGCAACCCTGGCGATCGGGATCGAGCCGCGTGCGGACGGGCGGCGCAAGGACACGGCCGAGAATATCCTGCGCACCGGGGTCTTCACCGTCCATATCGCCGATGCTGCCCTTGCCGCGCAGATGGAGGCCTGTGGGGCACCGGTCGAACCGGGTGTCGACGAACTGGCCATGACCGGCCTTGCCACACTGCCGGGCGGCGCCATCGACGTGCCCCGCATCGCCGAGGCCCCCGTTGCCATGGAATGCCGCCTGCATAGCCAGATCCCGCTCGGCCCTGCCCGAGACGTGATCCTTGGCACCATCGAGCGTTTCTACCTGCGCGCCGATAGCCTCGACGCCCAAGGGCGGGTCGATCAGGACCGGCTGGACCCCATCGGGCGGGTCGGTGCGATGTCCTATTGCACGACGCGCGACCGTTTCCGCGTCTGA
- a CDS encoding cyclase family protein, with the protein MSAQDTLAQLATSLLDGSIKVVDCTAPLGPDTPLLKLPDEIADQTPPIEIHKISEYGDRGPFWAWNWLKLGEHSGTHYDAPHHWVTGKDFPDGSVDTIAPQNFVAPANVLDFSKEAAEDPGFLLTVDHVKAWEAEHGEIGEGEWVLFRTDWDQYNTDEDKFLNVVGDSPVTPGPTAETIIYLMEEKKALGWGSQCIGTDAGAAGGFEIPFPAHNLLHKNNKYGLASLTNLSELPTKGAILVTAPLKIVKGTGSPIRALALVPGA; encoded by the coding sequence ATGAGCGCTCAGGATACACTGGCCCAACTGGCCACTTCGCTGCTTGACGGTTCGATCAAGGTCGTCGATTGCACCGCCCCCCTCGGCCCGGACACCCCGCTGCTGAAACTGCCCGACGAGATCGCGGACCAGACACCGCCGATCGAGATCCACAAGATTTCGGAATACGGTGACCGGGGTCCCTTCTGGGCCTGGAACTGGCTGAAGCTGGGCGAACATTCCGGCACCCATTACGACGCGCCGCACCACTGGGTGACCGGCAAGGACTTTCCCGACGGCTCGGTCGACACCATCGCGCCGCAGAACTTCGTGGCGCCGGCAAACGTGCTCGATTTTTCCAAGGAAGCGGCCGAAGATCCCGGCTTCCTGCTGACCGTCGACCATGTGAAGGCCTGGGAGGCCGAGCATGGCGAGATCGGAGAAGGCGAATGGGTACTCTTCCGCACGGATTGGGACCAGTACAACACCGATGAGGACAAGTTCCTGAACGTTGTCGGCGACAGCCCCGTCACACCCGGCCCGACCGCCGAGACCATCATCTATCTGATGGAAGAAAAGAAGGCGCTTGGCTGGGGATCCCAGTGCATCGGCACCGACGCGGGCGCCGCCGGCGGGTTCGAGATCCCCTTCCCTGCCCATAACCTGCTGCACAAGAACAACAAGTACGGCCTGGCGTCGCTGACCAACCTCAGCGAATTGCCGACCAAGGGCGCGATCCTGGTCACCGCACCGCTCAAGATCGTCAAGGGCACCGGGTCGCCGATCCGCGCCCTGGCACTTGTGCCCGGCGCGTAA